Part of the Zingiber officinale cultivar Zhangliang chromosome 8A, Zo_v1.1, whole genome shotgun sequence genome, ggtcaaataattaaatatcaacaaatagttgtttaattaataaatcaatctaggattgattaattaaaaggaaagaaaaagaaaaaattaaaagaaaatagaaatgagtctaatttttataaaactctttccataattttccgttgggaaactaatataaaaaggggggaaggggaggccttgaaaacataacaattgatattgtgttgttggagatcatcaagtggtcggcccctctcttccctttgctctcttttgctcctttgtggtggtggtggccgaattatagagaaggaggagaagctttccgggtggtgttcgtcttggaggatcgtcgctcacacgacgtctaaaaggaggcgagggatacggcagaagatctcgaggtttttagcatacaaggaagaggtataactagtatttaattttcgtatcatactagttaatttttctttgtataaataccaaatacaagagacattcgattcttgtttttcgaatttaatttcgatgttgtgttcttcttctttttccttgtgatttgattgtttcttttagttaacctagagttatataaggaaattaaatattaactttccttaaaaggctttgtctagtcagtggtggttgctcccatatccaaaaaggtcaagtgtctcgccatgcagtactggaagccaattttggaaactaatatttaattgaatttataacctaggtgatttggatcaaacgtgttaagttccgcaagagatccaaatataaacctaaaagaacatataagttaaacttggaatcaaacgtgttaagttccgcaggagatacaaatttaacttaaaagaacacatggtagctaggaaaggttcagatcacgtacaaaatttttgtacagtggagccatttggttttccgagtagcaaccaacaatcagtGCCCAACTGCCTCAAAAAGACTAACCGCCAACTTAAGCAGCAAAGAGATGGTTGGACCAAGCATCTACTCGTCAAAGTTTGAGGAGCTACTTCAAAAGAAAGTAacagtgaagggggagctactTCAAAAGAAAGTAACTGCGAAGGAGGAGCATCCAACTTTGAATCTGACACGACAAGTGAGATATGTCTTCTACATCCTCACCAATTATACGAAGGTATTAAACTCATATCTAAATCTCTGTGTAAACTTAGATCTAAGAATATTAAATTGAAAAAAGACAATATGGATTTGAAAATTATCTAAGctaaagcatgtccactagaataATTCGACAAAATTCaaatggaaaattttaaattaaaagagcaagtagaaagattgaaaaagaaTGATGCAAGCTCAAAgttttcaaattttagaaataatagataactaaattgatattttaaatttcacaaaagttaaattagaaaagtaaCATGAATATATATtccaaaaaattattttgttaatccagtaggaaagaatttaatttgGATACCAAAATCAGTATTAATTTAATTTCTTGTGTATGctagaaatttaatttattttgattcattAACATATTTTTTGCAGATGTTCTGATTCATATTTTCTGTCTAAATTTTTTCTATATAAAATGgaaatattatgaaaaaaaattaaatttttttttatcgttatatcattttttataaattttttaatgaaagtcagatttttttaatttaaaaatatttcaaaatttgatttttgaaatatttaaattttctatgaTAAAAACCTTTTGTTTTCTGTTCATATAAAttatttcgattttttttttagcATTAGATGAATTACTATgaattttttatctaaaatattatttaattaattaaaaattcttgatttttgttttgtaaaatttaatttttatttggaTAAATATAGCATCTTATAAGTTCATAACAATTAACAAGATTTTTCggagtataaaaatatttttaaatattaaattcttaAAATATATATCTCTatcttaaaataattattttgataataaaaaaaaaatagtatgatCGTGaaaatttttatacgaatctaaATACATATCTttgtcattaaaaaaaaatcaatattttcaaaaaaaaaacttaaataatttttagattattttttgcaaatctaaattttaatttttaataattactTTCTTTGTAAATTAATTTCGGTAAAATTTTTCAACTTTTGGATGTTTTTTACAACTTGTAGaaatattttcagattttttttctaactctttttatttttatgttaacttttttttatgtgattaaaatGGGAGAATATGTTATTAAGTTTGGGGGGAATTTTATTACATTTAGCGCATTTATTTTATTGCATTTAAATATTAAATGtattatacttatttgtttaACCCTAATCTTAATTCGGATTGATGCATattaaaaagagggagattgtaagtatcctaaGTTAGTTTTAAGTTGTCAATTGAGTTAAATTAGGTCATATGGTTTGGATGTTTTGTGTCTTAATGTGTAGGaatttaggaatacaagaagtcgagcggaaaacacatctagcgagaaagatgacacgggaaGCGAGTCGCTGAGCTTGGTACATTCAAGGGACGaagtgctacagaagagtacacatGTGGATGGGAAAAACGCGTGCGGAGCGTTCAAAGGACGAGAAACTGGGATGAAGCCAGCTTGAGGAGAATGTCAAAATTAGATTTGGATGAGCTCAATTCTGGATGACCGGAGCATCACCTATACGAAGAAAGTCAACTATGAAACTGACTTAGGAGTCTGTAGCAGCCGGAGGTGCTCTTGTGCCtaacttggaggcaccctcatgagATCTGGAGGTGTCGTTGCGCCTCTTTAAGGAGGCACCCTActagagcttggaggtgccttggagcaaCCTAGGCGCCTTCATTTTCGTAGAATCGTTGGTTGACCGTTGGagtttagaaaaatatttatccACACTGAAGACTCCCTAGACATCTTTAGAGGGTCACCAAATGACAAATACCAATAGCTACTTCATCACAAACTTCATCACAAGAGGATATACAAAGCCCCATGATGCTAAGAATAAATCAACAATTCTTATATTTAATTCCTAACTTTTTCTTAATCTATCAAAGTGTGTAAGAAGTTTTTCCGACTTCAatgaagaaaatattttaatatttttaattgtgttggattaataattatttaaattataactaagtaaatcttAGCATTATTacttattatttttaagttattatttatttaaatgttGATTGTTTATCCCTAAATAATCTTATATCCCTGCCTAGTTCAACAAGTAAAAGAATTTCTCTCATTTAATTTCAGAATTATTTACTTCTCTCTAACCGGTCTCATCTACTCCTACACGAGGAGGCAAAGGCCAGGTCAATAATGGTTCAGACCAGCGACCAAGGTCAACAAATATCAATCAGCTCATTGACTTGGTTACGGCATAGTCAACAAAAATCAGCTCGTTGATCTGGTTTCGGCCCTGGGCCAGGGTCCAGTTAGGACCCAGCCCATGATCAGGCCTAGGTTACGCTGGTGATAAAACTAAGTTCGTGTATATTTAAAAGATGAACCTAAATCGATACGTACaccggaaaaaataaaataaaattttagcttTAATCCCTTTTAGAGGAATTGCTCTAATTTTTTCTGTCACTGCCAACACGAAATTCGTGGGGTCGGAGATTCGGGAAGCGAGGTCCTTCTAGTGGATTCGCTCTGCTTTTTCCAACAAAAGGTGAGAAAAAGCAGAAAGAACGTGACCGCATTGATTACCAACTTGCATCCTTCAAAGCCTCCCATTAGTTCTGTTTAAACTCCAGCAAAGGCAAAggcaacaaaaataaaactaaaaaaccTCTAGGGAAATTTTGATCAACAATAGGAGTAGAACGATCAGAATACTTCAAAGTCTCAACTCATCTTAGATTTCAGAAGaccgaagaagagaaaaaaaaaaagacccTTTTTTGTTATAATATACTCAAAGGGTCAATTACAAGCATGAAGCATCCCAGGTATGATGCAGTTGTCGAAAACAAGTTTGATCAACTTCTGCGAGTTCCTCTGCGATATGCCGgtgtgtttttgttttcttttgttttcttttcttttcctttcttgtaaTCTTAGATCGTTCGGATAGTAAACTTATTATCCAGCGACCACGGCCGTATCGGTCCTGACATGCACATCGTTAGCGGCGGCGGCCGCCGTGTCCGAATCCTTCTTCGAGGAAGCCTTTTGCGACAACTTCCGGTTCTTCTCTTTGGCCTCGTCCATCTCGATCTGCTCCTGCCGGCACTCCTCGCTGCAGAACGGCATGTCCCCTCTGCTCGCATCCACAGAAAAACcagatcaatttcaaaattaactccAAAGGGGCACACCTTTGTTTCGAGAGACACATAATAAAAAAGGGGCGAACCTGTACATGAAGATATCGCGGTTGCCAGCAAGGGACTTGCGGCAGAGGAAGCAGGAGTCGAGAAAGTGCCGCGGCTCTTCGTCGTCGAGTCCGTCGCAGAAGAATCTGGCCCTCGCAGGCCGAGATCTAGCCGAGCCGCGTACCGCCTCTATTTCCGACGAGAACGGCGACGAATCGGCGGAGTAGGAAGAGGAATCCATGGAGATCTTCTTCTTTAGGTCTTCGATAGAAGAGGAAATGTGTAGGGGCCGGGAGAGGGTTAGGCAGTGGGCGAGGTTAATATAAAGCGTCGAAGCGAGCGAGGAAgactaaattaataatattaattaaaagcgacgatctaatttaaaaattaattaaatcaattaaaaaagaATTATATGTTCCATTGAGGCGGAGCCGGGGCCCGCCTCCACTACTTTCCATCAGAGCCGTCACTTTTGAGTTTTGTTTGATCGCGACGCTCCTTGACGCACTCGGGCAGACGACGTGCGATCGTTCTCATTATTTCATTTTCTGTGCAATTAATTTAATATCGAGAATAATGTTGGAAAATAAGAgagacattaaaaaaaaaaatacaccgacaaggttttaattattatttttaatctgGGCCGTCGATCGCAGCAGCATCGGCCTCCACGTCGCACTCGGGGAAGGCGAGGTGGCAGTTAACAAGCGGCCCCACGTAGCGCCCCCGGACGCGTACCTCCTCTCCGAGGGGGTTCCGGGAAGCGGAGCCTGGTTCGCTATGAATGGAGTGGGGCCCGCGGTGGGCAGCCGCCCCTGCTCCCTCAGAGGTGGGTGCGCGAAACTCGGTGTCGGTGGGGCCCGGCGacgtgttaaaaaaaaaaaaatctgggcACGGGCATCGGTAAAGCGGACGTTGACGGCGAAGTCAAGTCGACGACGCCAAGACAACGGAGAAGTTGACGTCAGAGGGGAACGGACCGTTTGGAGTGGAACCGTACATTTGGACGCAGCCGGTGGAAAGAGAGCCGTAACGGGTGCAGGCGACGGAACGTGACGGGCACGGTACGGCGTGGGTGGTTCGGTTCGGGCGAGGTAAAGGTGACTTTATTTCAAGCTAATTACGTCCGTGCCACTACGTTCCCGTCGCCGGCGGCGACGGAGCGTCTCCGATTTGTTCATCTCGCTAGCTACATTTCGAGTTAAACTCAACTCATCTCATAGACCCAACTAATACCGGAGATGAACGGATATTTTTCCTGATTCGCTCATCGACTAAATCCGAAAACACACACTCGTGTTAATTCGTCCAACAGCCGATCTCTACAATTTAAAATTTACCTAAAAACTTAATCCATTAAATGTCTTGCAGCTGAATCATGTCCGAGGCATCATAAGAACTAATTGAGGACTATCCGAGTGGATCCTATTCCTTCTGAATTGATGCATTTATTCATTCTAGAGCCAAGTGCCACATTAGCACGGTATACAAACAACTGTACGTCATCAGACCCAAGACACTTGTCTTAACCTCATCATTCACATCATTCGTTTAAAAAAGAGAAAGTATTATTACATTAAAATGCTTTTTAACatgattaaaaatattacttcaaataatttcaattaaattATTGTATGCTATAATGATTTTTAACGAAGTTATTATAcatatgaaatattattttaaattttgaaaaattaaggcACATTTTGgcgcaaacaaaaaaaaaataacaagagaagtttttttaattttttgaatttccttTTCTCTCTTGAAATTACTCGTGCTGTTCCCCATCAAGACACCGTGCACTAAGCACCCATTTAATGGTTCGTATTATATGCTAAATGACAGCCATGTGATGGCAAGTGGCGACCCTTATTTTAAAAAGGTGGCGATTAATTAAAGTTTGAGGGTTATGCTTTTGATGGAGTAATTGGAgtcattattaattttttatttattaaagatTCCAGAGCTAAAGCCAAAAATTCTTATAATATTTTAGGTAGATATTCTATATGTGTTGCCCTTTCACCAGCATATTAATGCCTTCAACAGTCGATCTAcgaaagaaaaataattagacTAGATGATATAATTGCGGAGCAAGTTAATGACCTAATTAGTTAATATTAATGGTgcctcattttattccataacCTTTAGGACAAGTGGTCGGACATGGCGAAGCCTCAAAGTAAATAAAGAGACACGAGGAGCTTTAGACTCGAAGATGGTTATTAATATTGGAGGAAGATACTAAGAAGCCATGTGATCGACTTGTTATTattgttaaataaaatttcatgTCTTGTgtagaagatttaataataacACTCAAAATGGGGGGAGGGAACCTACGCTGTACTTTACTGTCTTGTTGTTTTCCTCATGCTCTTTATTTACAGTAAAAAAGAAATTACAATAAAAACTAACTGTGAAGTTATTGCTAAATATAATCAAGGGATGGATAAAATTCTCAGATACTATCATACACAGAGAATTAAGAATACATTGCTAATCTATTAGAAAGGATTTTCAATTGGCTAAATGTAGAGTTTGATGGGAAACGGTATGTTAAtaagtgtgtatatatatatatatatatatatatatatatatatattaagcaaTTTCTGATTAAAAAAACAATTCGGACATAATGTTTCTTATTTTATATCAATACTTATTCCttatattctgattttttttttttttcatgttgatCTAGTAACTCATCAGTTTAATTTACAATTCTATTTTTAAGTAGTTGTAGCAAATTTAATACTCGGCTTAGAACATATTTATGCTCATTTAACATCTATAAgatcaattaaaaaataaacaacaacaaactTTAATGCATTCATATTGAGTTTATTAATATTCAtaaacaataaatatgataaattattCATAATAAAGTTTATGAATTGTTAAGGTTAGCGGTCGATTATAAATTAATCTAATGATTAATCTTTCCTTATGTAATCTTACAACAGACTATGAGAGAGACTTAAAAGAAGCCTAATCAACTTTTACTACCTTTAATTTAagtgttaatgaaacttttatcaaatttataaataaaaaatataaatgaaaaaatataaataaatattaaaatagatatttttataatattaaattcactaaccaaaactaaaaataataataaataaaaaaaattgtccCAAATATCAAATTGTCATCCAAGTGCCCACAGtgcatttataataatttttcctccaaattgaACTTATAATTATGAGATACTAAATCACTCATCGAGTATTTCCCGATTTATTCTTGACTGTTagtgaaaaattttcataaaattaaatcagttattttaaattcaatgtTACCTAAttcatcattttaaaaaaaaattatgtaaaagAACTCTACGCAATCAAATAAACTTGAGaattcaataatattttaaaaaaccaaaccaaactcaacctcaataaataataataataataataaaaacttaaataacctttaacaacttaattaattttaaactcaatttgcTTAAACAATTTTAAACCAGATAAGCTTGGATTGATTCGATTATAGCTATGAGAAAAATGAAATATAGAAAACCATATTTGATACGttacaattaacaaaatatttcgTTGGTTCCGTTCCTTTTCTAGGTAACACAGCTTAAAAGTTCTCACGTTAACACTTGAACCATGGCTTGTaatactacaacaacaacaaaaaactaTGGAAGAACTAAACTTGAAGAGTAGTCATACAAGAAAGCTCATTACAATGAATTCAGAGCCTTTAGCCTTTGATCTAACAAATCACAGCTGAAAAATGTGGTCTAGAGACGAAAGCTCAGAGTTGATATTCTCAAGAGCATCTTGATCAACATGGACAGTCGAGCACATCTTAGGCAGGGAACGAAAATACAATGCTGCTTTACTTTCAGTGAATTGATATCCACTCAGATTATTAGATCTGCGCTGAAGCATCAAATCTGAACAAGCTGTCAGGTCTTCTTTGCTTGCTGCTCTGTTCAATTTACTAATTAGATCTGCCATGCTCGCATTCTTGTCATAGCGTGACTGCATAATCATTTTCGATCTTTTAAACTCTTTGACATCATCTGGGTCATCATCATAGGTCTCATAATCATCAAAACCAAGTTCTCCATTCAGCAATTCCAGTAATTTCTGGTCAATAAGACTTTTTATTCTCTCCCTTAAAGTATCAGTTCTTTGAGAATCAGATTCAAGCTTCGTTTTGATATCTGAGATTAATTTTTCAGAAGGAATAGAACCAGAAGAaacctgactttgagtttctgcTTCTTCCATGATCGGTAATGAGAATGTTTCCTCCAACAAACTCACATTCTGCACATATCTATCAAATGCCTCATTTTCAGCTTCAACATTTCCTTCAAGATGCTCTCTTAACTTCATAAACTTCCACTTATTTAGATTAATTGCATCCTGAGATGTTGCAAAAAATCATTAACATCCTCTATATGAAGTTACTAGCAAATTTTGATGTGGTCATACCTTCTTGGTCAAAGGCTTCTTTGCACGTAGGATATTGACAAAATTAGTAGAGGCGTGCCTGAGTGAATTGAGTCTCCAAGAAGACCTGATGTAGTGCAAGCAGTTATAACCATAAGCACATTCCAAAAGTAAATAATTTTGGTTCCTTATTTGCAAACAACATACCCAGACGGCGATGACACATCATTTGGTGGCTGCTCAACTGATGTAGAGCTAGATGTTGGTGGTTTATCCGGCAATGTACCATTCTGTTTCAGCACTGATAATTTTAGGGGAAAAAAGGGGGTTATCAGTAACACACACTGTACTAAGGATGAAACGTAAAAGTGGTATCATTGCTCCAGATGTTCCAACTAGTGTAGAAGAGATTAATAAAATTATGCCAGTTCATTCTAATAGCAACTTAAGTTATTCAAAAGGGTAAAATCTCTTCGCTAATTACTTATTTTCAAACTGTTTATCAACATAGAGCATACCATGAATATGACAGGGATTTTCAGCTTTAGCACAACAACTTTTGCATGACTGAAACGGGCACCTAAAATCAATAAGAAACTTCAGTGCACATATGAACAATAATAACATATGCTTACTTTTAGTGGGAAAAATGTAAAAGTAGCAGAAGAAATAGGAATgttaaaataactagtataaaaAGCAACTTATATA contains:
- the LOC122010463 gene encoding FCS-Like Zinc finger 3-like; protein product: MDSSSYSADSSPFSSEIEAVRGSARSRPARARFFCDGLDDEEPRHFLDSCFLCRKSLAGNRDIFMYRGDMPFCSEECRQEQIEMDEAKEKNRKLSQKASSKKDSDTAAAAANDVHVRTDTAVVAG
- the LOC122007942 gene encoding uncharacterized protein LOC122007942: MASSPPVSSSKIGDSITAIGAINGNATSQRPSAYGMPKPSLRGQNKPKCIKCGNVARSRCPFQSCKSCCAKAENPCHIHVLKQNGTLPDKPPTSSSTSVEQPPNDVSSPSGSSWRLNSLRHASTNFVNILRAKKPLTKKDAINLNKWKFMKLREHLEGNVEAENEAFDRYVQNVSLLEETFSLPIMEEAETQSQVSSGSIPSEKLISDIKTKLESDSQRTDTLRERIKSLIDQKLLELLNGELGFDDYETYDDDPDDVKEFKRSKMIMQSRYDKNASMADLISKLNRAASKEDLTACSDLMLQRRSNNLSGYQFTESKAALYFRSLPKMCSTVHVDQDALENINSELSSLDHIFQL